In Candidatus Desulfatibia profunda, one genomic interval encodes:
- a CDS encoding HD domain-containing protein — protein sequence LGKKPFYQTAREIARSHHERWDGNGYPDGLKGEAIPLAARVVTVADVFDALIHARPYKPAWPVEAALKEMQALSGKTFDPKILSTFLRIQAEKQRNIKES from the coding sequence TTGGGCAAAAAACCCTTTTACCAGACCGCCCGTGAAATTGCCCGCAGTCATCATGAACGCTGGGACGGCAACGGCTATCCTGATGGATTAAAAGGCGAAGCAATCCCTTTAGCCGCCCGGGTTGTTACCGTGGCTGACGTATTCGATGCGTTAATCCATGCGCGGCCGTATAAGCCGGCCTGGCCCGTGGAAGCGGCCCTGAAAGAGATGCAGGCGCTGTCCGGAAAAACATTCGATCCGAAGATTTTAAGCACCTTTTTGCGGATCCAGGCGGAAAAACAAAGAAATATTAAAGAATCCTGA